The Bacteroidota bacterium genome includes a region encoding these proteins:
- a CDS encoding L,D-transpeptidase family protein, producing the protein MKTLLLSSLIIFSSAFMTDDFKSQQQKFPRVKTAYEEKEKLVKELFSSKGVELSSANIFIRVFKKEAQLEIWAKPFKDEKYQLIKTYSICSSSGDLGPKRKQGDGQVPEGFYEIDRFNPSSNFYLSLGVSYPNASDKILGGKGNLGGDIFIHGNCVTIGCMPLTDDKIKEVYLMAVEAKSNGQTKIPVHIFPFRMNETNMKSYEEKYKEDSVMISFWKNIQKGFDHFENNKMLPAVSVQKSGEYIFK; encoded by the coding sequence ATGAAAACACTCCTCTTATCTTCGCTCATTATTTTTTCTTCCGCATTCATGACAGACGATTTTAAATCACAGCAGCAGAAATTCCCCAGAGTGAAAACTGCGTATGAAGAAAAGGAAAAACTTGTGAAAGAATTATTTTCCTCCAAAGGCGTGGAACTTTCTTCAGCGAATATTTTTATACGCGTGTTTAAGAAAGAAGCGCAATTGGAAATATGGGCGAAGCCATTCAAGGATGAAAAATATCAGCTGATAAAAACATATTCTATTTGTTCTTCTTCCGGTGATCTGGGTCCGAAAAGGAAACAAGGTGACGGGCAGGTGCCTGAAGGTTTTTATGAGATTGACCGGTTCAATCCTTCCAGCAATTTTTATTTATCGCTGGGCGTGAGTTATCCGAATGCTTCTGATAAAATTCTTGGCGGGAAAGGAAACCTTGGCGGAGATATTTTCATTCATGGCAACTGTGTTACCATCGGCTGCATGCCGCTAACGGATGATAAAATAAAAGAGGTTTACCTGATGGCGGTGGAAGCAAAATCAAACGGACAAACAAAAATTCCAGTTCATATCTTTCCGTTCAGAATGAATGAAACAAACATGAAATCGTATGAAGAAAAATATAAAGAGGACTCCGTAATGATTTCTTTCTGGAAAAACATTCAAAAGGGCTTTGACCATTTCGAGAACAATAAAATGCTGCCTGCTGTTTCAGTTCAAAAAAGTGGAGAGTATATATTCAAATAA
- a CDS encoding septum formation initiator family protein: MAKSRKKLWKAIGSFFINKYFISLLAIIAWVVFFDKDDVLSQHQLRKKLHQLQEEKNYYQEEITKSSGEINELKTNPANLEKFAREKYLMKKDNEEIFVIVKDSIKNTR, encoded by the coding sequence ATGGCAAAGAGCAGAAAAAAATTGTGGAAAGCAATTGGGTCTTTCTTCATCAATAAATATTTTATTTCTCTTCTTGCCATAATCGCCTGGGTGGTTTTCTTTGATAAAGATGATGTTCTTTCCCAGCACCAGTTGAGAAAAAAATTACATCAACTGCAGGAAGAAAAAAATTACTACCAGGAAGAAATTACAAAAAGCAGTGGGGAAATAAATGAATTAAAAACAAATCCTGCCAACCTCGAAAAATTTGCCCGTGAAAAATACCTGATGAAAAAGGATAATGAAGAAATTTTTGTCATCGTAAAAGACAGCATTAAGAATACCCGCTGA
- a CDS encoding GntR family transcriptional regulator yields the protein MIEIGKINQLRVVKHVDFGVYLDGGDEYNEILLPRRYVPNDCQINDTIDVFIYFDSEDRIIATTETPFAMVGDFAALLVKSASSIGAFLDLGLQKDLLVPFSEQKLPMTEGETYVVYLYVDELTKRIVGSAKLDKFLKKTPGTYQEGQQVDLLICQQTDLGYKAIINNTDSGLLYKGEVFQPLAIGEKIKGFVNKVRDDGKIDLILHKPGYEKVNDISTLILDKLKREGGFIAVTDKSPSEIIYKLFGVSKKTYKKAVGALFKDRHIAITDKGIKIPDEKR from the coding sequence ATGATAGAAATTGGAAAGATAAATCAACTGCGCGTTGTGAAACATGTTGATTTTGGAGTTTATCTTGACGGAGGTGATGAATACAATGAAATACTTTTGCCACGCAGATATGTGCCAAACGACTGCCAGATCAATGATACGATAGATGTATTTATTTATTTTGATTCAGAAGACAGGATTATTGCCACCACAGAAACACCGTTCGCCATGGTGGGTGATTTTGCCGCGCTGCTGGTTAAATCGGCAAGTTCTATAGGAGCGTTTCTGGATCTGGGACTGCAGAAAGATCTTCTGGTTCCGTTCAGCGAGCAAAAACTTCCAATGACAGAAGGAGAAACTTATGTTGTATATTTATATGTTGATGAATTAACAAAAAGGATTGTTGGTTCTGCCAAGCTCGATAAGTTTTTAAAAAAAACTCCCGGCACTTATCAGGAAGGGCAGCAAGTGGATTTGCTTATTTGCCAGCAAACCGATCTTGGCTACAAAGCCATTATTAATAATACGGACTCGGGTCTGCTCTACAAAGGAGAAGTGTTTCAACCGCTTGCCATCGGAGAGAAAATAAAGGGGTTTGTCAATAAAGTGCGTGACGATGGAAAGATTGACCTCATCCTGCACAAACCAGGCTATGAAAAAGTGAATGATATTTCAACACTCATTCTTGACAAACTGAAAAGAGAAGGGGGTTTCATTGCGGTTACAGATAAAAGCCCTTCGGAAATAATTTACAAACTTTTTGGAGTCAGCAAAAAGACATATAAGAAAGCAGTGGGGGCATTGTTTAAAGACAGACACATTGCAATCACCGACAAGGGGATAAAAATACCTGATGAAAAAAGATAA
- a CDS encoding T9SS type A sorting domain-containing protein yields MKKLYAIILFVFIGTIANAQYTKILDFAGTANGQNPQSDLIADGTFLYGMAKNGGTNNLGVLFKIKPDGSGYANLLDFAGTINGSYPRGFLISDGTFLYGMTEQGGTSGYGTIFKIKPDGSGYSKLLDFLGTNGSYPTGSLISDGTFLYGMTYSGGTNSIGIIFKIKPDGTGFVKLLDFAGTTNGSNPRGSLISDGTFLYGMTTQGGTSGYGVVFKIMSDGSGYSKLLDFSGTANGSTPYGSLISDGTFLYGMTADGGINGWGVVFKIKPDGSGYADLHDFASGANGKNPRGSLISDGTFLYGMTNTGGTNNMGVFFKIKPDGTAYSKLLDFSSTNGSIPYGSLIFDGNFLYGMAETGGTNNMGTVFKYQPSGVGVIENTVETDFMIFPNPSNGIFTIESSEKISAVEIMNVLGEKVSELMSSGVNELNSTTQPLNHSTTLNLSSKPSGVCFLQIKTETGNAVKKIVIQK; encoded by the coding sequence ATGAAAAAACTTTACGCAATTATTTTGTTTGTATTTATTGGTACAATAGCAAATGCCCAATACACCAAGATACTCGATTTTGCTGGCACAGCAAATGGACAAAATCCTCAAAGCGATCTTATTGCTGATGGCACTTTTCTCTATGGAATGGCAAAAAATGGCGGCACAAATAATCTGGGAGTACTCTTTAAAATAAAGCCCGATGGAAGCGGGTATGCCAACCTGCTTGATTTTGCTGGAACAATAAACGGAAGTTATCCTCGCGGCTTTCTTATTTCTGACGGAACCTTTCTTTATGGAATGACAGAGCAAGGAGGCACAAGCGGTTATGGAACCATCTTTAAAATAAAACCCGATGGAAGCGGGTATTCCAAATTGTTGGACTTCTTAGGAACAAATGGAAGTTATCCTACTGGCTCTCTTATTTCTGATGGTACTTTTCTCTATGGAATGACCTATAGTGGCGGCACAAACAGCATTGGAATCATTTTTAAAATAAAGCCCGATGGAACGGGGTTTGTCAAACTGCTTGATTTTGCAGGAACAACAAACGGAAGTAATCCTCGCGGATCTCTTATTTCTGACGGTACCTTTCTCTATGGAATGACAACTCAAGGTGGCACCAGTGGCTATGGAGTAGTATTTAAAATAATGTCCGATGGCAGCGGGTATTCCAAACTTCTTGATTTTTCAGGCACAGCAAACGGAAGCACTCCTTATGGCTCTCTTATTTCTGACGGAACATTTTTGTATGGGATGACAGCTGATGGCGGCATAAACGGTTGGGGAGTTGTTTTTAAAATAAAACCCGATGGAAGCGGCTATGCCGACTTGCACGATTTCGCATCCGGTGCAAACGGAAAAAATCCTCGCGGTTCTCTTATTTCTGACGGAACCTTTCTTTACGGAATGACAAATACTGGTGGCACAAACAATATGGGAGTGTTCTTTAAAATAAAGCCCGATGGGACAGCATATTCCAAACTGCTTGATTTCAGTAGTACAAACGGAAGTATTCCTTATGGCTCTCTTATTTTTGATGGCAACTTTCTCTATGGAATGGCTGAAACTGGCGGCACAAACAATATGGGAACCGTATTTAAGTATCAACCATCAGGAGTGGGCGTGATAGAGAACACTGTGGAAACCGATTTTATGATTTTTCCCAACCCCAGCAATGGAATCTTTACCATTGAATCCTCAGAAAAAATTTCAGCAGTAGAAATAATGAATGTGCTGGGAGAGAAAGTTTCTGAGTTGATGAGTTCGGGAGTTAATGAGTTAAACTCAACAACTCAGCCACTCAATCACTCAACAACTCTTAATCTTTCTTCTAAGCCCAGCGGAGTTTGTTTTTTGCAAATTAAAACAGAGACGGGAAATGCTGTGAAGAAAATTGTGATTCAGAAATAG